Part of the Augochlora pura isolate Apur16 unplaced genomic scaffold, APUR_v2.2.1 APUR_unplaced_32, whole genome shotgun sequence genome, CGGGCTACGGAACCTGCTTGGAAACGCCGATACCACCCTATCCTTTCGTAAGTCTTTTCCTTTGTTTCATTTGTGTTTTAACCGTGGTACATCATGGAAGCCTCTAAATCGCTAGTTGCCGAGCGCGGAGCCGTGAAGGCTAaattaacagtttttaaaagattCGTCGAGTCAGCGGACGTGCAATCGGATACAGTGGCATTCGAAAAACGCGTTCGGGCAAATGAAGACTTATTTCAGAGATTTGACCGAGTACAGTCACAAATAGAGGCATCGGTACTGGACACTCCTAACGAGGAGGTCCAGCTTGCGGAGCGCGAGCAATTTGAAGACAGCTATTTTAGAACCCTTTCAAAAGCGGAAACTAGATTGGCCCAGGCGCGAGGCCTGGAGCCTGGGACGGCGAATCGCGCTTCCCCAGCTCCATCAGACTCTAATATGACGCGTCTGCCGGTCATAAAACTTCCCAATTTTAGTGGTGACTTCTGTCACTGGATTCGCTTTCGGGACACGTTTATTTCCTTGGTCCATGATTCGGAAAGACTGTCCGACATGGACAAATTTAACTATCTAGTTTCGGCGCTGTCGGGGCCTGCTGCCCAAATCATCGAATCTTATAGCGTGTCGGAagcgaattataaattagctTGGGAACGACTGAAGGAGCGTTTTGATGACCCCAAGAATCTAATATTGCATCATGTTAGCGCAATTTTAGACCTAGAGCCagccaaaaagaaaaatggcacTTCTcccataaaatttattgatacgGCGGTCAATAACGTACGGGCTTTGCAAAAAATCCTAGATCCGCCGAACTTGTGTGAGGCTATCATTAATGGGGTTATTTCTAGGAAATTGGACAGCCTCTCCCTGGATGAATGGGAGAAGCGTGTCATGGATTTGCCCACCATGCCTACGTTCCGCGATTTGTCTAAATTTTTGGAGCAACGGGCTCAATATCTAACGCGAAAAAATTCCGATAGGCCGTCCGAAGGCCATTCACCAGTGGAATTGAGATTCCACTGAGATTCCATTTCTGAGGAAACTGACGAAACCGCgggaaaaatacaataaatcataTCTCGTGGCGTCCCATGTCGCAAACAAAGAAAGTAGCAAATGTATCCTATGCGGCGATGAGCACATGCTCCAATATTGTTGTAGATTCTCGGCCATGTCTTTCTCTGAAAGGCATGAAAcggtgaaacgcgcgcgaatgTGTTTTAATTGTCTCCGACCAGGGCATAGTGTTAAGGCGTGCAACAGTTCCAAATGTagaaaatgcggtaaaatgcatCACACCTTGTTGCACAAAGAgatcgcccccccccctccccccgcttAGTCGTTGAGCAGGATTCGAATGATCTTGAAACTTTCCCGCCATCCACCACTCATGTCGCGCAATCTTGTATGGCAAGGGATGATCTCGAAGGCGCGATCCTTTCGACCGCGCTAGTAACAATTGTTGACCAGAGGGGGGTGCCTCACAAATGTCGCGCCTTATTAGATGCGGGCTCGCAAGCCAACTTCATAACCGAAGAATGCTGCAAGCGCATTGGTTTATCTCTCCAGGCCGTCGAGGCCATGGTCGGTGGTCTAGGACGCGCAAAAAACCCGATTCACTCATCCACCCAGGTAGAAGTTGTGTCCTGTTCAGGAGGTTTTAAGCGAAAAATCTCGTGCTTGGTATTAGAAACCATTACGGAGGAAATGCCTAACGTTcctctaaataaaatcaaattgacGATACCTAAGGGAGTGGTACCAGCCGATCCAGGGTTTCAAACATCCGATAgaatcgatttattaattggGGCAGGTCTATTCTGGGACCTATTGTGCATCGGGCAAATTAAGGTCGGATTACGCAATTTGTTGTGGCAGAAGATAAGGCTCGGATGGGTCCTGGGCGGCAGCTTCCCGTGGCCAAAATCGCAGGGCAACCGGAAATC contains:
- the LOC144477735 gene encoding uncharacterized protein LOC144477735; the encoded protein is MEASKSLVAERGAVKAKLTVFKRFVESADVQSDTVAFEKRVRANEDLFQRFDRVQSQIEASVLDTPNEEVQLAEREQFEDSYFRTLSKAETRLAQARGLEPGTANRASPAPSDSNMTRLPVIKLPNFSGDFCHWIRFRDTFISLVHDSERLSDMDKFNYLVSALSGPAAQIIESYSVSEANYKLAWERLKERFDDPKNLILHHVSAILDLEPAKKKNGTSPIKFIDTAVNNVRALQKILDPPNLCEAIINGVISRKLDSLSLDEWEKRVMDLPTMPTFRDLSKFLEQRAQYLTRKNSDRPSEGHSPVELRFH